The following are from one region of the Synechococcus sp. CBW1108 genome:
- a CDS encoding DUF3086 domain-containing protein, which yields MTDDPSPEQAWSDLALTELRERREALLQEIGQLETRRSQIQKEIETSFAGQADAMARRIKGFQDYLVGALQDLAVAAEQVELVPQQLLVQPSPLDHPAPTGTSPEPAPAGPTTGLFSQDEALIRERLAGFGGQPDFYADPWQLRRTLDPGGAALLADWFFSQGGRGAQASCGSRSRNALVAAAAIAILGELYGERFQTLVLASQPERLGEWRRGLQDCLGLEREDFGPSSGIVLFERADALVERADRLEERNELPFIVIDAGELTIEVPILQFPLWLTFAAGPGEIDSDAAY from the coding sequence ATGACTGACGACCCCAGCCCCGAACAAGCCTGGAGCGACCTGGCCCTCACTGAACTGCGCGAGCGTCGCGAGGCGTTGCTGCAGGAAATCGGCCAGCTGGAAACCCGCCGCAGCCAGATCCAAAAAGAGATCGAAACCAGCTTTGCCGGCCAGGCCGATGCCATGGCCAGGCGCATCAAGGGCTTCCAGGACTATCTGGTGGGCGCCCTGCAGGACCTGGCCGTGGCGGCTGAGCAGGTGGAGCTGGTGCCCCAGCAGCTGCTGGTGCAGCCTTCTCCCCTCGATCATCCTGCCCCAACCGGCACCAGCCCCGAACCAGCCCCCGCCGGGCCTACAACAGGACTGTTCAGCCAGGATGAAGCCCTGATCCGCGAGCGTCTGGCGGGCTTCGGCGGCCAGCCCGATTTCTACGCCGATCCCTGGCAGTTGCGCCGCACCCTGGACCCCGGCGGTGCCGCCCTGCTCGCAGACTGGTTTTTTAGTCAGGGGGGCAGGGGTGCCCAGGCCAGCTGCGGCAGCCGCAGCCGCAACGCCCTAGTGGCCGCCGCTGCCATCGCCATCCTGGGGGAGCTCTACGGGGAACGCTTCCAAACCCTGGTGCTGGCAAGCCAGCCCGAGCGCCTGGGCGAATGGCGTCGCGGTCTGCAGGACTGCCTGGGCCTGGAGCGGGAGGATTTCGGACCCTCCAGCGGCATCGTCCTGTTCGAGCGGGCCGATGCCCTGGTGGAACGGGCCGACCGACTCGAGGAGCGAAACGAGCTGCCCTTCATCGTGATCGATGCCGGCGAACTGACCATTGAGGTGCCAATCCTGCAGTTCCCCCTTTGGCTCACCTTCGCCGCAGGTCCCGGCGAGATCGACAGCGACGCAGCCTATTGA
- the plsY gene encoding glycerol-3-phosphate 1-O-acyltransferase PlsY, with product MPLITMTLITLPLLFAGYLLGSIPSGYLAGRWLAGLDIRREGSGSTGATNVLRVVGKGPALAVFLVDVLKGAAAVLLAKAVLDPLGVGVVLAGLAALAGHIWPVWLGWKGGKAVATGLGMLLGLTWPVGLACFGIFLAVLSLGRIVSLASVVAALALPLLMLGWFADQNLAPRWPYLSLALLTTVLVVWRHRSNIERLLAGTEPKLGAPKP from the coding sequence ATGCCACTGATCACCATGACCCTGATCACCCTGCCCCTGCTGTTCGCTGGCTACCTGCTCGGCTCCATCCCCAGCGGCTACCTGGCGGGGCGCTGGCTGGCGGGGCTGGATATTCGCCGCGAAGGATCGGGATCCACCGGAGCCACCAACGTGCTGCGGGTGGTCGGCAAGGGCCCGGCACTGGCGGTGTTTCTGGTGGACGTGCTCAAGGGTGCGGCTGCCGTGCTGCTGGCCAAGGCCGTGCTGGATCCCCTGGGTGTGGGGGTGGTGCTGGCCGGTCTGGCGGCCCTGGCAGGCCACATCTGGCCGGTGTGGCTGGGCTGGAAAGGGGGCAAGGCGGTGGCCACCGGGCTGGGCATGCTGCTGGGCCTCACCTGGCCGGTGGGCCTGGCCTGTTTCGGCATCTTCCTGGCCGTCCTCAGCCTCGGCCGGATCGTGTCCCTGGCCAGCGTGGTGGCCGCCCTGGCCCTGCCGCTGCTGATGCTGGGCTGGTTTGCCGACCAAAACCTGGCGCCACGCTGGCCCTACCTCTCCCTGGCCTTGCTCACCACCGTACTGGTGGTGTGGCGCCACCGCAGCAACATCGAGCGACTGCTAGCCGGCACCGAACCCAAACTGGGCGCCCCAAAACCCTGA
- a CDS encoding DUF3119 family protein has translation MPSPNSPTGDMELSPGSSGVVLAPSYGVALGVIGLALAALGLLPLWSGAPWLSLSVALLGLFLLLQTSLLRLEFGGDAMLVWRQQTLLRSFPYAEWLGWKLFWPGLPALFYFREQRSIHLLPMLFDAATLREQLAQHLGQLNAAERSDSDRDD, from the coding sequence ATGCCCTCCCCCAACTCCCCCACTGGCGATATGGAGCTGAGCCCTGGCTCCAGCGGCGTGGTGCTGGCGCCCAGCTACGGCGTCGCCCTTGGGGTGATCGGGCTGGCCCTGGCCGCCCTTGGCCTCCTTCCCCTCTGGAGCGGCGCACCCTGGTTGAGCCTGTCGGTGGCGCTGTTGGGCCTGTTTTTGCTATTGCAGACAAGCCTGTTGCGGCTGGAGTTTGGCGGCGATGCCATGCTGGTATGGCGCCAGCAGACCCTGCTGCGCAGCTTCCCCTATGCCGAATGGCTGGGCTGGAAACTGTTCTGGCCAGGGTTGCCCGCGTTGTTTTACTTCCGTGAGCAGCGCAGCATCCACCTGCTGCCAATGCTCTTTGATGCCGCCACCCTGCGGGAGCAACTAGCCCAGCACCTGGGCCAACTCAACGCAGCGGAGCGTTCCGATTCCGATCGCGATGACTGA